The proteins below come from a single Microthrixaceae bacterium genomic window:
- a CDS encoding NTP transferase domain-containing protein, which produces MALDGWIGAVLVGGDPSSDGTERALVDVDGVPIGSIALDALHGAGIERVMLVGATDAHTAALDGEPVDDVWPGEGSAGAILTALHHGFLSGASTVVVLACDLPAVSSAAVARLIDTARSTSGSTEPQVVMVKEDGTARFPNGVYAMRLLPTLEARFADGALSVSDLIAEVPVLWVDGQGAFRQHGGPG; this is translated from the coding sequence ATGGCGCTCGACGGGTGGATCGGTGCCGTACTGGTCGGCGGTGACCCCTCGAGCGACGGCACCGAGCGCGCACTCGTCGACGTCGACGGGGTTCCGATCGGCTCGATCGCGCTCGACGCGTTGCACGGAGCCGGGATCGAACGCGTGATGCTCGTCGGGGCCACCGACGCCCACACCGCGGCGCTCGACGGCGAACCGGTCGATGACGTGTGGCCGGGGGAGGGGTCGGCCGGAGCGATCCTGACGGCGCTTCACCACGGATTCCTGTCCGGGGCGTCCACCGTCGTGGTGCTCGCATGTGATCTCCCCGCGGTGTCCTCGGCGGCGGTGGCTCGGCTGATCGATACCGCCCGATCCACCTCGGGATCGACTGAACCGCAGGTCGTGATGGTCAAAGAGGATGGCACTGCGCGCTTTCCGAACGGGGTATATGCGATGAGGCTCCTGCCGACGCTCGAGGCACGCTTTGCCGACGGCGCACTTTCGGTTTCGGACCTCATCGCGGAGGTCCCGGTGCTGTGGGTCGACGGGCAGGGGGCGTTTCGACAGCACGGCGGTCCCGGGTGA
- a CDS encoding rhodanese-like domain-containing protein, with translation MTTLPEITVQELQQRLAAGAALVDVREVDEYEQGHVPGARLIPLGELPGRVAEVPAGEQVLMICRSGARSAKAGEFLIGEGRDVVNVAGGTLAWIEAGFEVNTGNQP, from the coding sequence ATGACCACGCTGCCCGAGATCACCGTGCAAGAGCTCCAACAGCGCCTCGCCGCCGGCGCCGCCCTCGTCGACGTACGCGAGGTCGACGAATACGAACAGGGCCACGTGCCCGGCGCGCGCCTCATCCCCCTCGGCGAACTGCCAGGACGCGTCGCCGAGGTTCCGGCGGGCGAACAGGTGCTGATGATCTGTCGATCCGGGGCCCGTTCGGCCAAAGCCGGCGAATTCCTGATCGGCGAGGGCCGCGACGTTGTCAACGTGGCCGGCGGCACGCTCGCTTGGATCGAGGCCGGATTCGAGGTCAACACCGGCAACCAGCCGTGA
- a CDS encoding patatin-like phospholipase family protein, with product MAKVSNPLRKRHRVAFVLAGGGNLGALQVGQLRALSERGITPDLIVGCSAGAMNGVGYAIDPGPVGVARLEEVWDALARQPDLVLPGSWIPNPVQLLRKGPAIVSADNMRSRLEMFLGPVRTFEELAVHFECVATDVDSNSEAWFHSGELLDAIMASAALPSVFPMVTIEGRRYLDGGVLNNVPINRAIELGATRIYVLHMGQHGKPSHTVKRPVDAAMIAYWIARNGRFARDLATLPPHVEAFVLPPGERPDLKYDDFSQTAALIEQGYVNAVEFFAHQDRHREETTTVRAERLRRETRRVIDELRDKVPSLRSARGSQGYAELVDPDAAHDNDVAHDDGDPDRGDVASAP from the coding sequence GTGGCGAAGGTGTCGAATCCACTTCGAAAGCGCCACCGGGTTGCGTTCGTACTCGCCGGGGGCGGCAACCTGGGAGCGCTGCAGGTCGGCCAGCTCCGCGCACTGTCCGAACGCGGCATCACGCCGGATCTCATCGTCGGGTGCTCCGCTGGCGCGATGAACGGGGTTGGCTATGCGATCGACCCCGGACCCGTCGGCGTCGCTCGACTCGAAGAGGTATGGGACGCCCTCGCCCGACAGCCCGATCTTGTTCTGCCCGGTTCGTGGATTCCGAACCCGGTCCAACTGCTGCGGAAGGGCCCGGCGATCGTGTCGGCCGACAACATGCGTTCGCGCCTCGAGATGTTTCTGGGGCCAGTGCGCACCTTCGAGGAACTGGCCGTCCATTTCGAATGCGTCGCCACCGACGTCGACTCCAATTCCGAGGCCTGGTTCCACAGCGGCGAACTGCTCGACGCCATCATGGCCTCGGCGGCGCTTCCCTCGGTGTTTCCCATGGTGACGATCGAGGGTCGGCGCTACCTCGACGGCGGCGTGTTGAACAACGTCCCGATCAACCGCGCCATCGAACTCGGGGCCACGCGAATCTACGTGTTGCACATGGGCCAGCACGGCAAGCCGAGCCACACCGTCAAACGGCCCGTCGACGCCGCGATGATCGCCTACTGGATCGCCCGCAACGGCCGCTTCGCCCGCGACCTGGCCACGTTGCCGCCACACGTCGAGGCCTTCGTGCTCCCGCCCGGAGAACGCCCGGACCTGAAGTACGACGACTTCAGCCAGACCGCGGCGCTCATCGAGCAGGGCTACGTGAACGCCGTCGAGTTCTTCGCCCACCAGGATCGCCACCGCGAGGAGACCACGACGGTGCGCGCCGAACGGCTCCGGCGCGAGACCCGCCGGGTCATCGACGAACTCCGCGACAAGGTGCCGTCGCTCCGCTCGGCACGCGGCTCACAGGGGTACGCCGAGCTCGTCGACCCGGACGCGGCCCACGACAATGATGTCGCTCACGACGACGGGGACCCCGACCGGGGCGACGTAGCATCGGCGCCATGA
- the pyk gene encoding pyruvate kinase: MSRRTKIIATIGPASDDPAVIRRMIAAGADVFRIGLAHGSLGDAIERYRRIRAVAADAGREIGVLGDLPGPKVRLASFVDDGAVLAVGGEVELCPGAESSTATSLGVDYGDLLADLHPGDNLALGDGTVRLQVTSVDASSARAVVTYGGTVQGRPGLHVPSDRLGLATPTAEDLYKLDAFVEEGVDMVAVSFVRSAHDIRRVGTEPSPRGPLIVAKIETRAAVDNLEGIIEASGAVMVARGDLGIEMGIEDLPHIQKRIIRDCIAYGRPVITATQMLESMITAGTPTRAEVSDVANAIFDGSSAVMLSAESAIGVDPVNSVATMARICAKADTEFDFDGWAHRLRALRKFHSNDSDGRLTDAITGAAWRAATEVGASAIIAVSDTGFTVRSIARFRPSMPILGFTPNERTARQLCLSWGTTPLHDPVAANHEDLMTSLVIAARDHGDVRSGDIVAVISGSQVNRAKATDQMRLVRVP, encoded by the coding sequence ATGTCGAGACGCACCAAGATCATTGCCACCATCGGACCTGCCTCTGATGATCCGGCGGTGATCCGGCGCATGATCGCCGCCGGAGCGGACGTCTTTCGCATCGGCCTCGCCCACGGTTCGCTCGGCGACGCCATCGAGCGGTACCGGCGAATCCGTGCCGTGGCGGCGGACGCCGGCCGGGAGATCGGCGTCCTCGGCGACCTCCCCGGACCCAAAGTCCGGCTCGCTTCGTTCGTCGACGACGGTGCCGTTCTCGCGGTGGGTGGCGAGGTCGAGTTGTGCCCCGGTGCGGAGTCGTCCACCGCCACCTCGCTGGGGGTCGACTACGGCGATCTGCTCGCCGACCTGCATCCCGGCGACAACCTGGCCCTCGGCGACGGAACCGTTCGCCTTCAGGTCACCTCGGTCGACGCATCCTCGGCGCGGGCGGTCGTCACCTACGGCGGAACGGTGCAAGGCCGTCCCGGTTTGCACGTCCCGTCGGACCGTCTCGGTCTCGCCACGCCGACCGCAGAGGACCTGTACAAACTCGACGCCTTCGTGGAGGAGGGCGTCGACATGGTCGCGGTCAGCTTCGTGCGGTCGGCCCACGACATCCGCCGGGTCGGAACCGAACCGTCGCCACGGGGCCCGCTCATCGTGGCGAAGATCGAAACTCGTGCGGCGGTCGACAATCTCGAAGGCATCATCGAGGCATCGGGCGCGGTCATGGTGGCCCGAGGCGATCTCGGCATCGAGATGGGTATCGAGGACCTGCCCCACATCCAAAAGCGCATCATCCGCGACTGCATCGCGTACGGACGGCCGGTGATCACGGCGACCCAGATGCTCGAATCGATGATCACCGCCGGCACCCCGACCCGGGCCGAGGTCTCCGACGTGGCGAACGCCATCTTCGACGGCTCCTCCGCGGTGATGCTCAGCGCAGAGTCGGCCATCGGCGTCGACCCCGTGAACTCGGTGGCCACGATGGCGCGCATCTGTGCCAAGGCCGACACCGAATTCGATTTCGACGGGTGGGCGCATCGCCTGCGGGCGCTTCGGAAGTTCCACAGCAACGACAGCGACGGTCGCCTCACCGACGCGATTACCGGAGCGGCGTGGCGCGCGGCGACCGAGGTCGGCGCGTCGGCGATCATCGCGGTCAGCGACACCGGGTTCACCGTGCGGTCGATCGCCAGGTTCCGCCCGAGCATGCCGATCCTCGGGTTCACGCCGAACGAACGCACCGCCCGGCAGCTGTGTCTGAGTTGGGGCACCACGCCGCTTCATGACCCCGTGGCCGCGAATCACGAGGATCTCATGACGAGCCTGGTGATCGCGGCCCGAGACCACGGCGATGTCCGCTCGGGAGATATCGTCGCCGTCATCAGCGGTTCCCAGGTGAACCGGGCCAAGGCGACCGACCAGATGCGTCTGGTCCGGGTGCCCTAG
- a CDS encoding HNH endonuclease, with the protein MFEHDGASHHAGTDSGDADGWAVLAGAIDAGECVAAELAGVVEQVAAGIAALDTAVSNGAGEQQRQAIARELSLTAARINHVAQRLHVASVDLAQRQHVNVHDRVPTMGYWLALHHGITRRDANRLLRANTAAERFEQVGAAFETGEITLGHLDAIATIIPSAYSGERLDAAIHAVRDIEAVLLDTASRCSLNQFENFCKRVRDRLDQDGPADPNTDPSRVTLSKTFRGRWRLHGDLTADDGALLATILQDLINRQLHTAPNETNQTNETNEPGPEPGPGEPEPAEPAEPERGPTMAQRRANALRDALLAAAGTTKPGRVGIYLHLDLDKLNRAHEGLAALFGERHGEPDVSGPAHTETNLDITDDTLWALLANADIIPTFTRNGTPLSYGRTRRLAPEPLRHILAYRDRGCRFPGCEHDPLGCDLHHLTHYSNGGTTDPNNLANCCRRHHHDHHNGHATVAGNPNQPLQATRPDGTSITNIARYRQPPQPHDPPQPPPG; encoded by the coding sequence ATGTTTGAGCATGACGGGGCATCACACCACGCTGGCACCGACAGCGGCGACGCCGATGGCTGGGCCGTGCTCGCTGGGGCCATCGATGCCGGGGAGTGTGTTGCGGCCGAATTGGCCGGTGTTGTCGAACAGGTGGCTGCCGGTATCGCAGCGCTCGATACTGCGGTCTCGAACGGTGCTGGTGAACAACAGCGTCAAGCGATCGCCCGTGAACTGTCGTTGACTGCAGCGCGGATCAACCATGTCGCTCAACGCCTTCATGTGGCCAGTGTCGATCTGGCGCAACGTCAACACGTCAATGTGCATGACCGTGTCCCCACCATGGGCTACTGGCTTGCTCTACATCACGGCATCACCCGCCGCGACGCCAACCGGCTCCTACGCGCCAACACGGCCGCTGAACGTTTCGAACAGGTCGGTGCCGCGTTTGAAACCGGTGAGATCACCTTGGGACACCTCGATGCCATCGCGACGATCATCCCAAGCGCCTATTCGGGTGAACGTCTCGATGCTGCGATCCACGCGGTTCGCGACATCGAAGCGGTGCTGCTCGACACCGCTTCACGTTGCTCACTCAACCAGTTCGAAAACTTCTGTAAACGCGTCCGTGACCGTCTCGACCAAGACGGTCCCGCCGATCCCAACACCGACCCATCACGAGTCACCCTGTCGAAAACGTTTCGAGGACGTTGGCGCCTCCACGGCGATCTCACCGCCGACGACGGCGCGCTGCTCGCCACCATCCTCCAAGATCTCATCAACCGCCAACTCCACACCGCCCCCAACGAAACCAACCAAACCAACGAAACCAACGAGCCAGGGCCCGAACCCGGACCGGGCGAACCCGAACCGGCGGAACCTGCGGAGCCTGAGCGCGGGCCCACCATGGCCCAACGCAGAGCCAACGCCCTACGCGACGCCCTTCTCGCCGCCGCAGGCACCACAAAACCCGGCCGCGTCGGCATCTACCTCCACCTCGACCTGGACAAACTCAACCGCGCCCATGAAGGCCTCGCCGCACTCTTTGGCGAGCGCCACGGCGAACCCGACGTCTCCGGCCCAGCCCACACCGAAACCAACCTCGACATCACCGACGACACCCTCTGGGCCCTGCTCGCCAACGCCGATATCATCCCCACCTTCACCCGCAACGGCACACCCCTGTCCTACGGACGGACACGGCGACTCGCCCCCGAGCCACTACGCCACATCCTCGCCTACCGCGACCGCGGCTGCCGCTTCCCGGGATGTGAACACGACCCGCTCGGCTGCGACCTGCACCACCTCACCCACTACAGCAACGGCGGAACCACCGACCCCAACAACCTCGCCAACTGCTGCCGTCGCCACCACCACGACCACCACAACGGCCACGCCACCGTAGCCGGCAACCCCAACCAACCACTGCAAGCCACGCGACCCGACGGCACCTCCATCACCAACATCGCCCGCTACAGACAACCACCCCAACCACACGACCCACCCCAACCGCCACCCGGGTAA
- a CDS encoding alpha/beta hydrolase yields the protein MSRNIRRGPPEVLEHDGVVIDRYRPVVEGPDRPPIVIVHGTMDRAAGFRRTIGHLPDREVLAYDRRGYARSGERPVASRLTDHLEDMAVVLSLVEEPALLVGHSLGGVIALWALATPPLEHDVLGAVIWEAPMAWEPWYEPKGSDLMSLPESEAAESFMRRMIGDPLWERLPESMRNQRRAEGAALQADLRHSAAAESVVRFDRISAPVLIGYGSRSSDNHRRSAITMAESLNDARVVEIDGADHGIHLSKPATFAAFIESW from the coding sequence GTGAGCCGTAACATCCGTCGCGGGCCGCCCGAGGTCCTCGAACACGATGGGGTGGTGATCGACCGCTACCGACCGGTCGTGGAGGGGCCCGATCGGCCGCCGATCGTGATCGTGCACGGAACCATGGACCGAGCGGCTGGCTTTCGGCGCACGATCGGGCATCTGCCGGACCGCGAGGTGCTGGCCTATGACCGCCGCGGTTATGCACGTTCGGGCGAGCGTCCGGTCGCATCCCGCCTCACCGATCACCTCGAGGACATGGCGGTCGTGCTCTCCCTGGTCGAGGAGCCGGCGTTGCTCGTCGGCCACAGCCTCGGCGGCGTGATCGCGCTTTGGGCGCTGGCGACCCCACCGCTCGAACACGACGTGTTGGGCGCGGTGATCTGGGAGGCGCCGATGGCGTGGGAGCCGTGGTATGAGCCCAAGGGAAGCGACCTGATGTCGTTACCCGAATCCGAGGCGGCCGAGTCGTTCATGCGTCGGATGATCGGCGACCCACTCTGGGAGCGGCTGCCCGAGTCCATGCGCAACCAACGTCGGGCTGAGGGGGCTGCGCTGCAGGCCGATCTTCGCCACAGCGCCGCTGCGGAATCGGTGGTTCGGTTCGACCGGATCTCGGCACCGGTGTTGATCGGTTATGGCAGCCGGTCGAGCGATAACCACCGCCGCTCGGCGATCACCATGGCCGAATCGCTCAACGATGCCCGCGTCGTCGAGATCGACGGTGCCGATCACGGAATCCACCTGTCGAAACCGGCGACCTTCGCCGCGTTCATCGAGAGCTGGTGA
- a CDS encoding acyl-CoA dehydrogenase family protein — translation MTVPDPSEALVEERLEQLLAEHPPADTEPQRFLEAQYDLGLAWVHFPEGVGGLGVSPKLQRNVIRRVSEAGGPIGGVRNPIGYGMCAPAILEHGDEAHRSFLRPLFSNEHIWCQLFSEPGAGSDVASLACRAERDGDEWVINGQKVWTTLAHISSYGLLIARTDPEQTKHAGMTAFIVDMNAAGVETRPIRQITGDAEFNEVYFTDTRIPDSMRVDEVGRGWAVALTTLMNERVSIGGGTPPRNSGPIGQLLDLYRSGERGVVDRDQFMRLWSQAEINRLTNIRASQNRKLGTPGPEGSVAKLAMAELNKAIYSFAVDLMGAAGMLYATYDFPPAKQAMFGDDLSVNFLRARANSIEGGTTEVMKNILGERVLGLPGDVRVDKDVPWSRVARS, via the coding sequence ATGACCGTGCCGGATCCGAGTGAGGCGCTGGTCGAGGAGCGTCTCGAGCAGTTGTTGGCCGAACACCCGCCTGCCGACACCGAACCGCAGCGATTCCTGGAGGCCCAGTACGACCTCGGACTCGCGTGGGTGCATTTTCCCGAGGGCGTCGGCGGCCTCGGGGTCAGCCCGAAGTTGCAGCGCAACGTCATCCGGCGGGTGTCCGAGGCCGGCGGGCCGATCGGCGGGGTACGAAACCCCATCGGCTACGGCATGTGCGCCCCCGCCATCCTCGAACACGGCGACGAGGCGCACCGCAGCTTCCTTCGTCCGCTGTTTAGCAATGAGCATATCTGGTGTCAGTTGTTTTCCGAGCCGGGTGCGGGCTCCGACGTCGCGTCTTTGGCGTGTCGAGCCGAACGGGACGGCGACGAATGGGTCATCAACGGACAGAAGGTGTGGACCACCCTCGCGCACATCTCCTCCTATGGGCTGTTGATCGCACGAACCGATCCCGAACAGACCAAACACGCCGGCATGACCGCGTTCATTGTCGACATGAATGCGGCGGGGGTCGAGACCCGTCCGATTCGCCAGATCACCGGCGACGCCGAGTTCAACGAGGTCTATTTCACCGATACACGGATCCCCGATTCGATGCGCGTCGATGAAGTGGGCCGCGGCTGGGCGGTGGCGCTCACGACCCTGATGAACGAACGGGTGTCGATCGGGGGTGGCACACCGCCGCGCAACAGCGGACCGATCGGGCAACTCCTCGACCTGTACCGCTCCGGCGAGCGCGGAGTGGTCGACCGCGACCAGTTCATGAGGCTGTGGTCCCAAGCCGAGATCAACCGCCTGACCAATATCCGGGCGTCACAGAATCGAAAGCTCGGCACCCCCGGCCCGGAGGGGTCGGTCGCCAAGTTGGCGATGGCCGAACTCAACAAGGCGATCTACTCCTTCGCGGTCGACCTGATGGGCGCCGCCGGGATGTTGTACGCCACCTATGACTTCCCGCCGGCGAAGCAGGCGATGTTCGGCGACGACCTCAGCGTGAATTTCCTGCGCGCCCGTGCGAACTCCATCGAGGGTGGCACCACCGAGGTCATGAAGAACATCCTGGGTGAACGGGTACTCGGCCTGCCGGGCGACGTGCGGGTCGACAAAGACGTCCCCTGGAGCCGAGTGGCGCGGAGCTGA
- a CDS encoding DUF3151 domain-containing protein yields the protein MSEVRLIPSGIPETILPDEPAALTEAITAAQQRADDERRDALASVVARAPRSSAAWAALGSAGRDPIERYAAYRVGYHRGLDSLRANGWRGSGYLRWRHPSNRGVLACFAGLMRSADEIGETDEVERLATFLRQLDPEWSDDNR from the coding sequence ATGAGCGAGGTACGACTGATCCCGTCGGGGATCCCCGAAACCATCCTGCCCGACGAGCCCGCAGCGCTGACCGAGGCGATCACAGCCGCGCAACAGCGTGCCGATGACGAGCGCCGCGACGCCCTCGCGTCGGTCGTCGCCCGGGCCCCACGGTCGAGCGCGGCGTGGGCTGCGCTGGGATCGGCGGGACGCGACCCCATCGAGCGCTACGCCGCCTATCGGGTGGGCTATCACCGCGGCCTCGACTCGCTGCGGGCCAACGGCTGGCGCGGCAGCGGCTATTTGCGCTGGCGTCATCCGTCGAACCGAGGCGTCCTCGCGTGCTTCGCCGGGCTGATGCGTTCGGCCGACGAGATCGGTGAGACCGACGAGGTCGAGCGGTTGGCGACGTTTCTTCGCCAGCTCGATCCCGAGTGGAGCGACGACAACCGCTGA
- a CDS encoding transglutaminase-like domain-containing protein, with translation MRCLEAFRQEVSNGSQARLDRLTIALAGVADPRVDLDAELARLDRLATRFGAEGGRNGDDLIRWMARHGFRGNAREYYHPDNSMLPRVLRTGLGIPITLSIVAIEIGRRHGLGLTGIGVPGEFIVGESLVCEPPALNPPPVGRRRPHGAAAARFHNPYRSRSFDLDGLHRFWRETNQEGLVTAPEVLWPVGPVDIVERILNNLEQIYLRRSAPRGLELVYRLRVELPSATVATRRRYAEILERSGNFAEGIRQIRVVMDERHPSENVLTTRRDWLLLRRLQANLN, from the coding sequence ATGCGTTGCCTCGAGGCGTTTCGACAAGAGGTGTCCAACGGCAGCCAAGCGCGTCTGGATCGACTGACGATCGCGCTTGCCGGGGTGGCCGACCCGCGTGTCGACCTCGACGCCGAACTCGCTCGACTCGACCGCCTCGCCACCCGGTTCGGCGCCGAAGGGGGACGCAACGGCGACGATCTGATTCGGTGGATGGCTCGTCACGGATTCCGTGGGAACGCCCGCGAGTACTACCACCCGGACAATTCGATGCTTCCTCGGGTGTTGCGCACCGGCCTGGGCATTCCGATCACGCTCAGCATCGTCGCCATCGAGATCGGGCGACGCCACGGCCTCGGGCTCACCGGAATCGGTGTCCCCGGCGAGTTCATCGTCGGAGAATCGCTCGTGTGCGAACCCCCAGCTCTCAATCCGCCACCGGTCGGCCGGCGGCGGCCACACGGCGCCGCTGCCGCAAGGTTTCACAATCCGTACCGATCGCGCTCATTCGACCTCGATGGCTTGCATCGTTTCTGGCGCGAGACCAACCAGGAGGGCCTCGTGACCGCCCCCGAGGTGTTGTGGCCCGTGGGGCCGGTGGACATCGTCGAACGAATCCTCAACAACCTCGAACAGATCTACCTGCGCCGCAGCGCGCCGCGGGGTCTCGAGTTGGTGTATCGCCTCCGTGTCGAACTGCCGAGCGCGACGGTTGCCACCCGACGTCGATATGCGGAGATCCTCGAGCGCTCCGGCAACTTTGCTGAGGGGATCCGCCAGATTCGCGTTGTGATGGACGAGCGCCATCCTTCGGAGAACGTGTTGACGACCCGCCGCGACTGGCTGTTGTTGCGGCGTCTCCAGGCGAATCTCAACTGA
- a CDS encoding aminotransferase class V-fold PLP-dependent enzyme, producing MTESLESPPAFPQHGRSADDILSEVAELRPHDIDWRSGKAFSLVYNYDDPELEHLQEQVALSFLHENALNPFRYRSLLQMETEVIGYAKALVGAQAGSLSSGGTESIFLAVYTAREHARASGNTAPTLLCTDTAHPAFTKACHYLGVTEIRLAHGPDGRAVPSAYREAIDDRTAIVVASTPCYPFGVIDPVTEIAAVALDAGVLCHVDACLGGWLLPWWERLGRNVEPWDFRVPGVTSMSADIHKYGYTFKGASVVLYADPDLYQRQIFMFDDWPGGLYASASSAGTRPGPPIASAWATINHLGADGYLRLAARVADATDRMIAGISAIDGLEVFSNPDMSVFEFGSTVHDMDGICDRMDDRGWNLDRQQGGLHLMLAPGHDKVVDAFCADLAEAASDHAPARGAGHTYGGVV from the coding sequence ATGACCGAATCTCTCGAGTCCCCACCAGCGTTTCCACAGCACGGCCGGTCGGCCGACGACATCTTGTCGGAGGTGGCGGAGCTTCGACCCCACGACATCGACTGGCGAAGCGGCAAGGCGTTCAGCCTCGTCTACAACTACGACGACCCCGAACTCGAACATCTCCAGGAGCAGGTCGCGTTGTCGTTCCTCCACGAGAACGCCTTGAACCCGTTTCGCTACCGGTCGCTGCTGCAGATGGAGACCGAGGTCATCGGCTACGCCAAGGCACTGGTCGGCGCCCAGGCGGGTTCGTTGTCCTCGGGCGGGACCGAGTCGATCTTCCTCGCCGTCTACACGGCCCGTGAACACGCCAGGGCATCGGGCAACACGGCGCCGACGCTGTTGTGCACCGACACCGCCCACCCGGCATTCACCAAGGCGTGCCATTACCTCGGGGTCACCGAGATCCGACTGGCACACGGGCCCGACGGACGAGCGGTGCCGAGCGCATATCGCGAGGCCATCGACGACCGCACGGCGATCGTGGTCGCGTCGACGCCGTGTTACCCCTTCGGGGTCATCGACCCGGTCACCGAGATTGCGGCGGTCGCCCTCGACGCCGGGGTGTTGTGCCACGTCGACGCCTGCCTGGGCGGCTGGCTCCTGCCGTGGTGGGAACGGTTGGGCCGGAACGTGGAGCCGTGGGACTTCCGGGTGCCCGGGGTGACCTCGATGTCGGCCGACATCCACAAGTACGGCTACACCTTCAAGGGCGCATCGGTGGTCCTGTACGCCGACCCGGATCTGTATCAGCGGCAGATCTTCATGTTCGACGACTGGCCCGGCGGCCTCTACGCCAGCGCCTCGTCGGCCGGCACCCGCCCGGGCCCCCCGATCGCCTCGGCGTGGGCGACGATCAATCACCTCGGAGCCGACGGCTACCTTCGCCTCGCCGCCCGGGTTGCCGACGCCACCGACCGCATGATTGCCGGAATCTCCGCGATCGACGGGCTCGAGGTGTTCTCGAACCCCGACATGTCGGTGTTCGAGTTCGGATCCACCGTGCACGACATGGACGGAATCTGCGACCGGATGGACGACCGCGGCTGGAACCTCGACCGCCAGCAGGGCGGGCTTCACCTGATGCTGGCCCCGGGTCACGACAAGGTCGTCGACGCGTTCTGCGCCGATCTCGCTGAGGCGGCGAGCGATCACGCGCCGGCGCGGGGTGCCGGGCACACCTATGGCGGGGTCGTGTGA